The Mycolicibacterium mucogenicum DSM 44124 genomic sequence GATGCCGGTGTAGTCGACCTGGAACGACAGGATGCGCTCGGTCGGCACGATGTCGTGCAGCAGTCCGTTGATCACGCCGCCGTGGCTGAAGATCACGACGGTGTCCTCGGCCTCGGCCTCGCTCGCGATGTCGGTGACGGCCTCGGTGATGCGGGCGAGGAATGCCTCTTCGTCGACGCTGCTGGGCAGGTGGCCGGTCATGAGCCGGGCCATCTCCTCGGGATGCTCGGCCGCGATCTGCTCGATGGGGATGTACTGCGCCATGTCGCGGTCGTATTCGGCGAGCCGGTCGTCGATCTCGATGGGCAGCCCGAGCGCGTCGGCCACCGGCTGGCCGGTCTGGATGGCGCGCTTCTGCGGGCTGCTGAGCAGCCGCGTGATCGGGAACCGCTTGAGCGCGTCCGGCAGCCGGTTGGCCTGCGCGATGCCTTCCTCGGAGAGGTC encodes the following:
- a CDS encoding histidine phosphatase family protein — translated: MQLLLIRHALPLRNEPGEGADPDLSEEGIAQANRLPDALKRFPITRLLSSPQKRAIQTGQPVADALGLPIEIDDRLAEYDRDMAQYIPIEQIAAEHPEEMARLMTGHLPSSVDEEAFLARITEAVTDIASEAEAEDTVVIFSHGGVINGLLHDIVPTERILSFQVDYTGITRLLASRSGRLAVAGVNSVEHVWDLLPRNQRW